The DNA window TGTTTATATTCGACATGACATTGATTTTTTATCGGCGCTCACAGAAGCGCGATTGGTCATCTTGAAAGAAAGTGCAAAAACCGCATTATTGGCAGCGGAGTCGATGATCATACATGACCGACGTCAGAGTCGTGACAACAATCCGGTTGTCATGCCATCGCGGGATTGGTTTGCAGAGGATCAAGAGCTTGAATGGTATGAAACTCCAATTTTAAAAACGAAAGAGATGGTAGATTAAGGAATCATTGTGGGATTATTTACGCGTTTATTTGGTGAAAAAAAAGCAGTCGTCAAACCAGAAGTGACACCGGTTGAGTATCAAGGGTACTTTATCTATCAAGAAGCGTTAGAGGAAGGCCGCCAGTTTCGGGTTGCCGGTCGCATAACCAAATCCATTGATGGTGAAGAAAAAGAGCACCGATTTATCCGCTCTGATGTCTTAGCGAGTGAACAAGAAGCCAATGAACTGATGCTAAGTAAAGCGAAAATGTTCATTGACCAGATGGGTGATAATATTTTCGCCTAATCATTGTATTTTATAGAAAAAAGCGCCGTGTTAGGCGCTTTTTAGTGTGCGGCTTACTACGTTTATAGATGAGTGCCGCGGTGGTATTTCTGTTGTTGCCAGTACCTGATTGCCGCTCCCAAACGCCTCCCGTTGGCAATACATTGTGATGAGTACTGGTGATTTTTTGCTTTAGGTCGGTTGGTATCTAATGAGTATCTTCGCTCTGAAAATCTGTCATGATGTTAAGTTGATTTGTGTGTAGTATGAATAGACTTGGTATGATTCAGTGTACGACTCAATGAGGCTGAGTCTGATGTGCAACTGTATGAATTCGTTTTCATTGATAGCATGAATGAGACACGCAAAATACGCTGATGGTGTATACAAAAAAGTATTTAAAATGTATGTTATTGGTCCATTAACGCAATATTGTATAGTCGCGATATGGTATAACAGCAAGACCTTTTCTGAAAGATAACCATTATTGACATAAATATAACATTTAGGCTTATTGCATCGTTAATACTTTGCCGAAGTTTTGAATTAATGACTTATAAAAGATTTCTATTGAAAAACGCGATTACGACAGCATTTGTAGTCATTGGAACCATGTTCTCTGCTTTAGCGCACGCCGATTCGCTACCAGAACGTATTGATCTTTTCGTATCGCTGTTTGATTACGATGATGCGGTAGTGTCCTACGACTTGAATACGTTGCATCGTGATTTTCCCGATGTGTTGATTCGACCTAGCACGATGTTACCACAAACGACAAAGTATCCGTTGAACGCACTGCAGCAGTTGTATCGTTTAGCAAACACGTGTAGTGGTAAATTACCGTATAATCCATTAGTGACGGAACCCCTTTCTTTCACACGAGCGATGTGTAAAGGGACGAAACTAAAGCCGAGCTGGTTTGCTCGAAGTGGGCTTATTCATCCGGGGGGTGGAACTTATGCTGCTCGGTATGTGCAGAAACATACGAATATGTTTGCTGCGTTACAGCAATACATGCATATTGAAGAACGACCAAAAGCACCGACAAATACATTATTAGGACGTTTACAGTCTATGAATAATCAGTCGCTGCAAGCCTTACTCGACGGATCGCTTATGTTCAGTGAGCATGAGGAACTCTGGCTGAGAAAAGGTGACAAATATTATGTGTTCGATTTAGGAGAGTGGAGTCAGAATGCAAGAAAAGCAGGCTTAACCTATAACCTAACCAGTGCGAACACGGCATGCTTTGTTCAACGCGGTAATATTTGCTGGGACATTGAAGATCACTCCAGCTTACTGCGTATCAGTATGATTGTGTTAGTGATTGCCAATATTCTATTGGTATTAGGGTGGGCGATTTATCGCTGGAATTCCAAGCGGAATGAAATGCGCAGTCGTATGTTGATCCTGCAGATATTAACGCATGAACTACGTACGCCAATTGCGAGCTTATCTTTAACAGTAGAAGGCTTTAGGCGTGAGTTCGAGCATCTACCGCATAGTGTGTATGATGAGTTTCGACGTCTATGTGAAGACTCTCGTCGTTTGAGACAGCTCGCCGAGGCAAGCAAAGACTATTTACAATCGGACAATAAACCATTATCAACACAATGGGTTCCATCTGTTGCTGAGTGGTTGGAGTTTAAATTAGAAGAGGAGTTCTCAGAGCCGATAGCGCTGGAAATAAATAATGATATCGCAGCAAAGCTGAATGTATATTGGTTAGGAACCTGTGTTGATAACCTGATTCGTAATGCTGTGAAATATGGCGTTGCTCCTGTTGCGTTGGATGTAACTACCGCAGATAACTCAGTCACGATAAAAGTGACGGATCAAGGCTCACTTAGCCATAAAGATTGGCGGCAATTGCGTAAGCCATTTGTGAGTAAAAGCGGTCTTGGACTTGGATTGACTATTGTAGAATCAATGGTTGGAAGAATGGGCGGTACGATGAGCCTTATTGGACCACCGACAACATTTATATTGGAGATACCTTGTGAAACAGACATTGCTTCTCGTTGAAGACGATAAAAATTTAGCAGACGGCCTATTGGTAAGTTTGGAACAAGCGGGATATAACTGTTTACACGCTGAAACCATTGCTGAAGTAAAACCGCATTGGGAACACGCTGACTTGGTCGTTTTAGACCGCCAGTTGCCCGATGGTGACTCAGTTCAACATCTTGCTGACTGGAAACAAATTAAAGATATACCTGTCATTTTGTTAACCGCTCTAGTGACAGTCAAAGATAAAGTTGCGGGTTTGGATGCTGGAGCGACCGACTATCTCACTAAACCTTTTGCAG is part of the Vibrio zhugei genome and encodes:
- a CDS encoding HlyU family transcriptional regulator, whose product is MGLFTRLFGEKKAVVKPEVTPVEYQGYFIYQEALEEGRQFRVAGRITKSIDGEEKEHRFIRSDVLASEQEANELMLSKAKMFIDQMGDNIFA
- the vxrA gene encoding sensor histidine kinase VxrA, with the translated sequence MTYKRFLLKNAITTAFVVIGTMFSALAHADSLPERIDLFVSLFDYDDAVVSYDLNTLHRDFPDVLIRPSTMLPQTTKYPLNALQQLYRLANTCSGKLPYNPLVTEPLSFTRAMCKGTKLKPSWFARSGLIHPGGGTYAARYVQKHTNMFAALQQYMHIEERPKAPTNTLLGRLQSMNNQSLQALLDGSLMFSEHEELWLRKGDKYYVFDLGEWSQNARKAGLTYNLTSANTACFVQRGNICWDIEDHSSLLRISMIVLVIANILLVLGWAIYRWNSKRNEMRSRMLILQILTHELRTPIASLSLTVEGFRREFEHLPHSVYDEFRRLCEDSRRLRQLAEASKDYLQSDNKPLSTQWVPSVAEWLEFKLEEEFSEPIALEINNDIAAKLNVYWLGTCVDNLIRNAVKYGVAPVALDVTTADNSVTIKVTDQGSLSHKDWRQLRKPFVSKSGLGLGLTIVESMVGRMGGTMSLIGPPTTFILEIPCETDIASR
- a CDS encoding late competence development ComFB family protein, encoding MNIHSGVHNYMEILVGQALVELDFQWYYHEEQLADVACLALNQLRPVYIRHDIDFLSALTEARLVILKESAKTALLAAESMIIHDRRQSRDNNPVVMPSRDWFAEDQELEWYETPILKTKEMVD